The genome window TGAAAATTAGCGTCCTGTACCTAGCTTTCGAAAAAGATTACTGCCTGTTCATGCGGGGTAAATAGCATTAATAGGAGGTTGTGTCGGGATGAAGCAAGACAATATTTTAGTATTAGATTTAGGAAGCAGTGAAAACACAACGATTGCTCGTTGGATTCGTGATTTAGGTGTGTATAGTGAAATCCATCCACATGATATTACCGCTCAAAATATTCAAGATTTAAAAACGGTTAAAGGAATTATTTTAAATGGCGGTGAAAATAATATCGTTGATGGCGAAGCAATCGACGTATTAGATGAAATTTATAATTTAGACATTCCTGTTATTAGCGTAGACCACCCATCAACTAAAGCATCCAAAACATTAACTAAATGGCCGAACGAGGAAGAAACGAAAGCTTTTTTAAAGGAATTCGTTTTTGATACATGTAAAGCTGAGGCTAACTGGAATATGAAAAATTTCATTGAGGACCAAGTCGCTTTAATTCGTCAGCAGGTTGGCGATAAAAAGGTGCTTTTAGCCCTGTCAGGCGGTGTGGATTCATCTGTTGTAGCAGCATTACTTATTAAAGCAATTGGGAAACAATTAGTTTGCGTGCACGTAAACCATGGTTTAATGCGTAAAAATGAATCTGAGGGCGTTATCGCTATGTTTGAAAAGGACCTTGAAGAAAACCTTGTTTATGTAGATGCAAGCGAGCGTTTTTTAGGAAAATTGAAAGGTGTAAGTGAACCGGAGGAAAAACGTAAAATTATCGGTAATGAATTTATTCGCGTCTTTGAAGAGGAAGCACGCAAGCTTGAAGGAATTGACTTCCTCGCACAAGGGACAATCTACCCAGATATCGTAGAATCAGGTACAAAAACGCATAAAGTTGTAAAATCGCATCATAATGTAGGTGGACTTCCAGAGGATTTACAATTTGAATTAGTGGAGCCATTATTCCAATTATTTAAGGATGAAGTGCGTGCATG of Metasolibacillus fluoroglycofenilyticus contains these proteins:
- the guaA gene encoding glutamine-hydrolyzing GMP synthase; translated protein: MKQDNILVLDLGSSENTTIARWIRDLGVYSEIHPHDITAQNIQDLKTVKGIILNGGENNIVDGEAIDVLDEIYNLDIPVISVDHPSTKASKTLTKWPNEEETKAFLKEFVFDTCKAEANWNMKNFIEDQVALIRQQVGDKKVLLALSGGVDSSVVAALLIKAIGKQLVCVHVNHGLMRKNESEGVIAMFEKDLEENLVYVDASERFLGKLKGVSEPEEKRKIIGNEFIRVFEEEARKLEGIDFLAQGTIYPDIVESGTKTHKVVKSHHNVGGLPEDLQFELVEPLFQLFKDEVRACGVELGLPHDMVYRQPFPGPGLGVRVLGEIEPERLEAVRESDAILREEFALAGLDQKVWQYFTVVPNFKSVGVRNNERTYEYPVIIRAVNTVDAMTATIEQIDWPILLKITDRIINEVKHVNRVCYDLSPKPGGTIEWE